In Paenibacillus kyungheensis, the following are encoded in one genomic region:
- a CDS encoding chitinase N-terminal domain-containing protein: protein MVTRSGMKSRWVKYALMVAIALPMQTGWLGGLTAVHAEGPTDPAPFIAAKVVNDNAGKKVLFDNSHAQTAGAADWVIDGGFSDFANALANDGYYVKELRKSTPITYSDLSDYDVFVIAEPNIPFKTTEQAAMKQYVESGGSIFFVGDHYNADRNKNRWDGSEAINGYRRGAWEDPTKGMSTEEKNSAAMQGVESSDWLSDNFGIRFRYNALGDINANQIVAPNQAFGITEGVSSVAMHAGSTLAITDPAKAKGIVYLPETNASWGNAVDQGVYNGGGVAEGPYVAVSKLGAGKAAFIGDSSPVEDASPKYLREETGTKKTTYDGFKEVDDGVLLVNTINWLSDKENYTNFSQVDGLQLDQPTALLPIETPQTSTEPQAEPWAAPAAGYKWWDSSTFKPGSYGSAVSVTTPTYSLVHQAELPNAEPFQIRIVADNLAANSTVTGYSSGIYLTGGTQVGQVQNPDGTWPTAYGYSSTYSLTADSKGHAYKDITVRVKPGTTGTASLRLRLNGSNLITTPVTIANVPAEPLPEENGGEQPAPALTTIANARAQAEGKLVTIEGVVTTEPGAFGGQAFYLQDKTAGIYVYQNQAGFHQGDVIKVTAPLALYNTELELTDPVTIEKTGTATLPAATTAVAVDTYNQGQLVQLKNVQISNIAAATPTGSFEFDVTGNVYGDQPVTTHARVDARTGLTQANFAYQNGQFVDITGVAAIFKGVFQLKPRSAADITAVTSTPPTDPTEPTEPPVTDPLATDVPGTPVLTDNNGHDTGLRDGNYTITMNMWWGNNGSTYKLYEGDQVISSGKLADQSPNAQTVQADIKGKANGSYTYTLELTNSFGTTKSQPLVVKVTDASPAQPVLSNDNWDGDGNYQVSMNLWWGTNATEYRLYENGTLIDTQSLKEGTPQAQHAISGITNRPAGTYEYVTELVNASGTTKSNTMTVQVTK, encoded by the coding sequence ATGGTAACACGTAGTGGAATGAAATCAAGATGGGTAAAGTATGCGTTGATGGTGGCAATTGCTTTACCTATGCAAACAGGATGGCTAGGCGGATTAACGGCTGTTCATGCAGAAGGCCCAACTGATCCCGCTCCATTTATCGCGGCTAAAGTGGTCAACGACAATGCTGGTAAAAAAGTATTGTTCGATAATAGCCATGCTCAGACAGCAGGGGCGGCTGATTGGGTAATTGATGGAGGTTTTTCTGATTTTGCAAACGCATTAGCTAATGATGGTTACTATGTGAAAGAACTTCGTAAAAGTACACCAATCACTTATAGTGACTTGAGCGATTATGATGTATTTGTTATTGCAGAGCCTAATATCCCGTTCAAAACAACAGAACAAGCAGCAATGAAACAATATGTTGAAAGCGGTGGCAGTATTTTCTTTGTAGGCGATCATTACAATGCAGATCGTAACAAAAACCGTTGGGACGGATCAGAAGCTATTAACGGTTATCGTCGTGGTGCTTGGGAAGATCCAACAAAAGGCATGAGCACAGAAGAAAAAAATTCTGCGGCGATGCAAGGTGTAGAGAGTTCAGATTGGTTATCTGATAACTTCGGGATTCGCTTCCGTTACAATGCACTAGGAGATATTAATGCTAACCAGATTGTTGCTCCGAATCAAGCATTTGGCATCACAGAAGGTGTAAGTAGTGTAGCGATGCACGCTGGCTCGACACTTGCAATCACTGATCCTGCCAAAGCAAAAGGAATTGTATATTTGCCAGAAACGAATGCGTCTTGGGGAAATGCAGTGGATCAAGGGGTATACAACGGTGGCGGTGTTGCTGAAGGCCCTTATGTAGCAGTTTCCAAATTAGGAGCAGGTAAAGCTGCATTTATCGGAGATTCTTCTCCTGTTGAAGATGCTTCGCCTAAATATCTACGTGAAGAAACGGGCACCAAAAAAACAACGTATGATGGATTTAAAGAAGTAGATGACGGCGTATTGCTTGTTAATACAATTAACTGGCTGTCAGACAAAGAAAACTATACGAACTTTAGTCAGGTAGATGGTCTGCAATTGGATCAACCGACAGCATTGTTGCCAATTGAGACTCCACAGACGTCTACAGAGCCTCAAGCAGAACCGTGGGCAGCTCCAGCAGCAGGTTACAAATGGTGGGATTCTTCTACATTCAAACCAGGTTCATACGGTAGTGCCGTTTCGGTTACTACGCCAACGTATAGCTTAGTACACCAGGCTGAATTGCCAAATGCAGAACCTTTCCAAATTCGTATTGTAGCTGATAATTTAGCAGCGAACAGCACAGTGACCGGTTATAGCAGTGGTATTTACTTAACCGGTGGTACGCAGGTTGGTCAAGTACAGAATCCTGATGGTACATGGCCGACAGCATACGGCTACAGTTCGACGTATAGTCTAACAGCAGATAGCAAAGGTCATGCGTACAAAGACATTACAGTACGCGTCAAACCAGGTACAACAGGAACAGCAAGTCTGCGTCTACGACTAAATGGTAGCAATCTGATTACTACGCCGGTAACGATTGCCAATGTTCCTGCTGAGCCATTGCCTGAAGAAAATGGTGGAGAACAGCCTGCACCCGCACTAACAACGATTGCCAATGCTCGTGCTCAAGCAGAAGGTAAATTGGTCACGATCGAAGGTGTAGTGACTACTGAACCGGGCGCTTTTGGTGGACAAGCTTTTTATTTACAAGATAAAACAGCAGGCATCTATGTATACCAAAATCAAGCTGGATTTCATCAAGGTGATGTGATCAAAGTAACGGCTCCACTAGCATTGTATAATACTGAGCTAGAGTTAACGGATCCGGTAACAATTGAAAAAACAGGAACAGCAACATTGCCTGCGGCAACAACAGCAGTCGCTGTAGATACGTATAATCAAGGACAATTGGTACAATTAAAAAATGTACAGATCAGCAATATCGCTGCCGCTACACCTACAGGTTCTTTTGAATTTGATGTAACTGGCAATGTATATGGCGATCAACCTGTAACGACTCATGCTCGTGTAGATGCACGTACAGGACTAACTCAAGCTAATTTTGCTTATCAAAATGGACAATTTGTAGATATCACTGGAGTAGCAGCTATTTTCAAAGGTGTATTCCAATTGAAACCAAGAAGTGCAGCAGATATTACAGCAGTTACGAGCACACCTCCTACAGATCCTACTGAACCGACAGAACCACCTGTTACTGATCCATTAGCTACAGACGTACCCGGAACACCTGTATTAACAGATAATAACGGACATGATACAGGGCTTAGAGATGGTAACTACACGATCACTATGAATATGTGGTGGGGCAATAATGGTTCTACGTACAAATTGTATGAAGGTGATCAAGTGATTAGCAGTGGTAAGCTTGCTGATCAATCACCAAATGCACAGACTGTACAAGCTGATATCAAAGGGAAAGCTAACGGTTCTTACACGTATACGTTAGAATTAACCAATTCATTCGGTACAACAAAAAGCCAGCCTTTAGTTGTAAAAGTAACGGATGCTTCTCCTGCTCAACCTGTTTTGTCCAATGACAACTGGGATGGGGACGGTAACTATCAAGTAAGTATGAATCTATGGTGGGGAACAAATGCGACAGAATACCGTTTATATGAGAATGGTACACTGATCGATACTCAATCGTTAAAAGAAGGTACTCCACAAGCGCAACATGCGATCAGTGGAATCACTAATCGTCCAGCAGGTACGTATGAGTATGTGACTGAATTGGTTAATGCTTCCGGTACAACAAAAAGTAATACGATGACAGTACAAGTTACGAAATAA
- a CDS encoding LLM class flavin-dependent oxidoreductase produces the protein MSEQHQQSDSSHSTNKLGNIPISILDLAPITAGATASDAFKNSLDMVQHAEKWGYNRYWVAEHHNMPGIASSATSVVIGYLAAGTSTIRVGSGGIMLPNHAPLVIAEQFGTLESMYPGRIDLGLGRAPGSDRRTTLALRRQLDSGEDFPELLEELTSFFDASATSYHAPIRAVPGEGLNIPIWLLGSSDFSAQLAGQKGLPFAFAGHFSPDYTQRALAVYRHHFQPSAILQEPYAMVGVNAIAADTDEEAEWLGTTMQQQFLNIIRGKTGQVQPPTDMSSKWTPYEQDAVEKQLRSTIKGGPEKVKQQLTQFIADTGADELIVTGMLYDHQARLRSYEIISEVAEIRNTVNS, from the coding sequence ATGTCTGAACAACACCAACAATCAGATTCATCACATTCTACAAATAAATTAGGAAATATACCCATATCTATACTTGATCTTGCACCGATAACAGCAGGAGCAACAGCATCAGATGCTTTTAAAAATAGCCTTGATATGGTACAACATGCTGAAAAATGGGGATACAATCGTTACTGGGTAGCAGAGCATCATAATATGCCAGGGATTGCGAGTTCTGCAACTTCGGTAGTGATCGGTTATTTAGCGGCTGGAACTTCAACGATTCGTGTTGGTTCAGGTGGAATTATGCTTCCTAACCATGCTCCGCTTGTGATTGCAGAGCAATTTGGTACACTTGAATCTATGTATCCAGGACGGATTGATCTAGGTCTTGGACGTGCACCGGGTAGTGATCGTCGTACAACGCTTGCTTTGCGTAGACAATTGGATAGCGGAGAAGACTTTCCAGAATTGCTGGAAGAATTAACTTCCTTTTTCGATGCGTCAGCGACTTCTTATCATGCACCGATTCGTGCTGTACCGGGTGAAGGCTTGAATATTCCGATCTGGTTATTAGGTTCTAGTGACTTTAGTGCACAATTAGCAGGTCAAAAAGGACTACCGTTTGCATTTGCAGGTCATTTTTCACCTGATTATACACAGCGTGCATTAGCCGTCTATCGTCATCATTTCCAACCTTCAGCTATTTTGCAAGAACCATATGCTATGGTCGGTGTGAACGCGATCGCTGCTGATACGGATGAAGAAGCAGAATGGTTAGGTACGACTATGCAACAGCAATTCCTTAATATTATTCGTGGCAAAACAGGTCAAGTTCAACCACCTACAGATATGTCTAGCAAATGGACACCTTATGAACAAGATGCTGTAGAAAAACAACTACGATCGACAATCAAAGGTGGCCCTGAAAAAGTAAAACAACAACTAACACAGTTTATTGCAGATACAGGAGCCGATGAATTGATTGTGACAGGAATGTTATATGATCATCAAGCTAGACTACGCTCTTATGAAATTATTAGTGAAGTGGCAGAGATTCGTAACACTGTAAATAGTTAA
- a CDS encoding AraC family transcriptional regulator, translated as MTIKRRIDTLIGDYFFTKDIPIYINRVAESYELHEHMHDFLELNYVSEGTGSHVINGISSPVKKGDLFLLPMGISHVYRPSPASDADPLIVYNCIFDANSLLEVLSTYPGSEVIKPLLTDQQYRYSYDRFQEFHRLFQQVYEEYHRERAGWITAVYTYVIQILLLLHRSDTESEVLLPPSSSTWEDVLHELHTHYHQSISVAEIAAKMKISVRQLHRLFVKHTGSSMSHYVQMLRIQAACDLLRTTDQQISAICEQVGYHDVSYFHHLFKRKTGSAPKAYRRFIRSIDHTQ; from the coding sequence ATGACGATCAAACGTAGAATCGATACGCTGATAGGTGATTACTTTTTTACGAAAGATATTCCAATCTATATTAATCGGGTAGCCGAATCGTATGAACTTCATGAACATATGCATGATTTTTTGGAATTAAATTATGTTAGTGAAGGTACAGGCAGTCATGTGATCAATGGCATCTCTTCTCCTGTCAAAAAAGGAGACCTTTTTCTGTTGCCGATGGGCATATCGCATGTATACCGTCCATCACCTGCTAGCGATGCTGATCCATTGATTGTTTATAATTGTATTTTCGATGCCAATTCGTTATTAGAGGTATTGTCTACGTATCCGGGGAGTGAAGTGATAAAGCCTTTATTAACTGATCAGCAGTATCGTTATAGTTATGATCGATTTCAAGAATTTCATCGTTTATTTCAACAGGTATACGAAGAGTATCATCGGGAACGGGCAGGCTGGATAACGGCTGTGTATACGTATGTTATTCAAATTTTACTGTTGTTACATCGATCAGATACTGAAAGCGAAGTCTTACTACCACCATCTTCTTCTACATGGGAGGATGTTCTACACGAACTTCATACTCATTATCATCAGTCGATATCAGTAGCAGAAATTGCCGCCAAAATGAAGATTAGTGTTCGTCAGCTTCATCGGTTATTTGTAAAACATACCGGTTCATCCATGTCTCATTATGTACAGATGTTACGAATTCAAGCAGCGTGTGATCTATTACGTACGACAGATCAGCAAATAAGTGCTATCTGCGAGCAAGTCGGCTATCATGATGTATCTTATTTTCATCATTTATTCAAAAGAAAAACCGGCTCTGCTCCGAAAGCATATCGCCGGTTTATTCGTTCTATAGATCATACACAATAA
- the coaA gene encoding type I pantothenate kinase — protein MKRYSPYIEFDRKEWASLKDHDTPLSLTEVELEKLRGLNEKVSLQEVEEVYLPLTHLIHLYVGASQQLHQLTTSFLQKKARKTPYIIGIAGSVAVGKSTTARLIQTLLTRWDTHRKVDLVTTDGFLYPNAVLEKNGIMNRKGFPESYDIKRLIQFIGEVKSGKPKVKAPKYSHLTYDILPDEESVIDHPDILIVEGINVLQVKKDSPLFVSDFFDFSIFIDAEEKNIARWYVERFQLLRQTAFQNPDSYFHSRFADLSEEEATVVAHHTWESINAKNLHENILPTKGRAQLILKKEANHTIQNIYLRKL, from the coding sequence ATGAAACGATATTCGCCATACATCGAATTTGATCGCAAGGAATGGGCTTCCTTAAAAGATCACGATACACCATTATCTTTGACCGAGGTTGAATTAGAAAAGCTACGCGGATTAAATGAAAAGGTCTCTCTGCAAGAAGTGGAAGAGGTCTATTTACCGCTGACTCATCTGATTCATCTTTACGTGGGTGCTTCTCAACAGCTCCATCAGTTAACCACTTCTTTTTTGCAGAAAAAAGCCCGCAAAACGCCTTATATTATCGGTATTGCTGGTAGTGTAGCTGTTGGAAAAAGCACCACTGCTCGCTTAATCCAGACCCTTCTTACTCGCTGGGATACGCATCGCAAAGTCGATCTGGTCACTACGGACGGCTTTCTATATCCAAATGCTGTGTTAGAGAAAAATGGGATTATGAACCGTAAAGGATTTCCTGAAAGTTATGATATTAAGCGCTTAATTCAGTTTATTGGAGAAGTGAAATCCGGTAAACCGAAAGTAAAAGCACCCAAATATTCACACTTAACGTATGATATTCTTCCTGATGAGGAAAGCGTTATTGATCATCCTGATATTCTAATTGTAGAAGGTATTAATGTACTACAGGTGAAAAAGGATAGTCCCTTATTCGTGAGTGACTTCTTCGACTTCTCGATCTTTATTGATGCAGAAGAGAAAAATATTGCTCGTTGGTATGTAGAGCGCTTCCAATTGTTACGCCAGACTGCTTTTCAGAATCCAGATTCGTATTTCCATTCTCGATTTGCTGATCTGTCTGAAGAAGAAGCAACTGTAGTCGCTCATCATACATGGGAATCGATCAATGCCAAAAATCTACATGAAAATATTCTTCCTACCAAAGGACGCGCACAGCTAATTTTGAAAAAGGAAGCCAATCATACGATTCAAAATATTTACTTACGTAAATTATAA
- a CDS encoding GGDEF domain-containing protein — MSEKYNHSHFSHQDKSTFNLELHTKSLLSDTSVVHTPASFANMLDTLEMMPYRNINLSVYEVRKSLEIAKSLDVEDLIIRTQLIHADIMGRQGKIAEGGRKIRKINKWALDHNHHYLLARSHRLLAAFYRRIGDNESALENAVIAFKYLPEDTSLPIRADHLMTLALTLDEVGAYEDSVHRFQEVLEIATATNDFQISMFVLNNMAYTQYERENIPETLELIAQMRELSVKYKVPLEAQQLDTIAVIEIQAGRPEEAEKTLQPMLHEPVGTRKLGELATLPECLLTLAKAQRLQGKLEESEKTLREAAHISEEHGLARLSVKVRLERSEWYAASNRYQEAYEEHRLFFKENETLRSTQRETRARILQIVYDAEEAKRDSEYFKEMALRDPLTGLHNRRFMDVHMNKLLERCILLEQPLTVAMIDLDFFKLINDTLSHEVGDIVLVHVAKILSLTIPSTAAVARIGGEEFVAVFPETDLKQGRVYANMLCEAIRSADWSPITGNLPVTASIGISTITDQAQSSAELLALADHHLYEAKKAGRNQVICGEDVLRNIE; from the coding sequence TTGTCCGAAAAATATAATCATTCTCATTTTTCCCATCAGGACAAATCTACATTCAATCTTGAATTGCATACCAAATCCTTATTAAGCGATACATCCGTTGTGCATACTCCTGCTTCTTTTGCCAACATGTTAGATACGCTTGAAATGATGCCTTACCGCAATATCAATCTTTCTGTATATGAAGTTCGTAAAAGTCTAGAAATTGCGAAGTCTCTTGATGTAGAAGACCTAATTATTCGTACTCAGCTTATCCATGCCGATATTATGGGCAGACAAGGTAAAATTGCTGAAGGCGGACGCAAAATTCGTAAAATCAATAAATGGGCTTTGGATCATAACCATCATTATTTGTTAGCTCGCAGTCATCGATTACTGGCTGCTTTTTATAGACGTATTGGAGATAATGAAAGTGCGTTAGAAAATGCTGTGATTGCTTTTAAATACTTGCCAGAGGATACTTCACTGCCGATTCGTGCAGATCATCTGATGACGCTTGCGTTAACACTGGATGAGGTGGGGGCATATGAAGATTCGGTACATCGTTTTCAAGAAGTGTTAGAGATAGCAACCGCTACAAATGATTTTCAAATTTCGATGTTTGTTTTAAATAATATGGCCTATACCCAGTATGAACGTGAGAATATTCCTGAAACGTTAGAATTAATTGCTCAAATGCGCGAATTAAGTGTTAAATATAAAGTGCCTTTAGAAGCGCAACAATTAGATACGATTGCTGTGATTGAGATTCAAGCCGGTCGTCCAGAAGAAGCGGAGAAAACATTGCAACCGATGCTTCATGAACCTGTAGGAACGCGTAAGTTAGGGGAACTGGCTACTTTACCAGAATGTTTGTTAACGCTAGCCAAAGCGCAACGTCTACAAGGCAAATTAGAAGAGTCTGAAAAAACACTACGAGAAGCTGCACATATCTCGGAAGAACATGGACTGGCACGTCTGAGTGTCAAAGTCAGACTTGAACGTTCAGAATGGTATGCCGCTTCCAATCGGTATCAAGAAGCTTATGAAGAACACCGCTTGTTTTTTAAAGAAAATGAAACATTACGTTCTACTCAGCGCGAGACCCGGGCACGCATTTTACAAATTGTATACGATGCAGAAGAAGCCAAACGCGATAGCGAGTATTTTAAAGAAATGGCACTACGTGATCCTTTGACAGGTCTGCACAATCGCCGCTTTATGGATGTGCACATGAACAAATTGTTAGAGCGTTGTATTCTACTGGAGCAACCTCTGACTGTCGCTATGATCGATCTGGATTTTTTCAAATTAATCAATGATACATTATCCCATGAAGTAGGGGATATTGTGCTGGTTCATGTCGCGAAAATCTTATCGCTTACGATTCCTTCGACTGCTGCTGTAGCACGTATAGGCGGGGAAGAATTTGTAGCTGTATTTCCAGAAACAGATCTCAAGCAAGGCCGAGTATATGCCAATATGTTGTGTGAAGCGATTCGTTCAGCAGATTGGAGTCCCATTACAGGCAACTTACCGGTGACAGCGAGTATCGGTATTTCTACGATTACAGATCAAGCTCAATCCAGTGCAGAATTATTGGCTTTAGCAGACCACCATCTGTATGAAGCGAAAAAAGCAGGTCGTAATCAGGTGATCTGCGGAGAAGATGTATTACGAAATATAGAATAA
- a CDS encoding alpha-L-rhamnosidase, producing MDHQSASNNGLEVIQLQCEYRTHWLGSDHLRPQFSWIIQSNQRSTIQYSYYIQVGLDSEDWTQLLWDSGIVVSDQSIQVKYAGSPLQSRTRYYYRVQIQDQQGRTSAWSEIQWWETALLDHTEWQAQWITPEEEWHNPQLESVFQLRKSFTLPENISSARIYATAAGLYELSINGTRVGDEWFTPGWTSYTHRHQYQTYDVTKYLQAGDNAIGISLADGWYTGRLGWENKRQHYGEHKALLLQLHVHYENGEEEIIGTDTSWHSAPSPITLASIYDGEHYDARLEQPDWDQPGYDDSLWSGVKVAELAYDHLIAQENWAVRVTEILTPVKVIHTPAGETVLDMGQNMVGRIRVTGIIPANTHYVIHHAEILDQQGNFYRGNLRTAKQAVHYIANDQQDRKINHVPRFSFQGFRYIQIEGLDHLTDQQLLEMVTGEVMHSDMPIAGSFECSHPLINQLQRNIVWGQRGNFLDVPTDCPQRDERLGWTGDAQVFIRTAAFNYNIAPFFQKWLRDLSADQRSNGSVPFVIPDVLSVLDEEKGDTELPASAAWGDAAVICPWVMYLHYGDQNLLQKQYSSMKAWVDYIYNQGSHHYLWNTGFHFGDWLALDAKENSYMGATPVDLVATSYFAYSTRIVRDTAVVLGQAADVKLYSERLEQIIQAYRHEFVTPAGRLAAPTQTAHALALMFDLLEERDQQRTATELNNLVIKNDYHLTTGFVGTPYLCFALSDHGYHETAIKLLLQEQYPSWLYPLSKGATTIWEHWDGIKTDGSFWPDDMNSYNHYAYGAIGEWLYRYVAGLDMDESIPAYKKSKIHPRYGEGEITSASAILEAAYGKIQSSWIEQADQRQLEVIIPANTTADIVLDHAILSSIQENGQLLHEIEGIHNIQEMQSTIIITIGSGHYHFVYQYQPISRLV from the coding sequence ATGGATCATCAGTCTGCTTCAAATAATGGATTAGAAGTGATACAACTGCAATGTGAATATCGTACTCACTGGTTAGGTAGCGATCATCTTCGTCCTCAATTTAGCTGGATTATTCAATCTAATCAACGATCCACAATACAGTATAGCTATTATATACAAGTTGGATTAGATAGTGAGGATTGGACACAACTGCTATGGGATTCAGGAATCGTCGTTAGTGATCAATCGATTCAAGTCAAGTATGCAGGTTCACCTTTACAATCTCGCACGCGTTATTATTATCGTGTACAGATTCAAGATCAACAGGGAAGAACGTCAGCATGGAGTGAGATACAGTGGTGGGAGACTGCTCTGCTAGATCATACAGAATGGCAAGCGCAATGGATCACTCCTGAAGAAGAATGGCATAACCCGCAGTTAGAATCTGTTTTTCAATTACGTAAATCATTTACATTACCTGAAAATATCAGTTCTGCGCGTATTTATGCGACGGCAGCAGGATTATATGAGCTGTCTATTAATGGGACTCGTGTAGGCGATGAATGGTTCACACCGGGATGGACTAGCTATACTCATCGTCACCAATATCAGACTTACGATGTTACAAAGTATCTACAAGCAGGAGATAATGCAATCGGTATCAGTCTAGCCGATGGATGGTATACCGGTCGTCTTGGTTGGGAAAATAAGCGTCAGCATTATGGAGAACACAAAGCATTATTGTTACAACTTCATGTTCATTATGAAAATGGGGAAGAAGAGATTATCGGTACAGATACATCATGGCATAGTGCACCTAGCCCCATAACGTTAGCATCTATTTACGATGGAGAACATTATGATGCTCGCTTAGAACAACCAGATTGGGATCAACCTGGCTACGATGATTCTTTATGGTCAGGGGTAAAAGTAGCCGAGTTGGCTTATGATCATCTGATCGCTCAAGAAAATTGGGCGGTTCGTGTTACAGAAATACTGACTCCTGTAAAAGTGATACATACGCCTGCCGGAGAAACGGTATTGGATATGGGACAAAATATGGTCGGACGCATACGTGTAACAGGTATAATACCTGCTAACACGCACTATGTTATACATCATGCTGAGATTTTGGATCAACAAGGGAACTTTTATCGTGGTAATTTGCGAACTGCTAAGCAAGCTGTTCATTATATCGCTAATGATCAACAAGACCGTAAGATTAATCATGTACCACGCTTTTCATTTCAAGGCTTCCGTTATATCCAGATTGAAGGATTAGATCACCTTACCGATCAGCAACTATTGGAGATGGTCACAGGAGAGGTTATGCATTCGGATATGCCGATTGCAGGTTCATTTGAATGTTCTCATCCGCTGATTAATCAATTACAGCGTAATATTGTATGGGGACAGCGAGGGAATTTCCTTGATGTGCCTACAGACTGTCCACAACGGGATGAACGCTTGGGTTGGACAGGGGATGCACAGGTATTTATACGTACAGCCGCGTTCAATTATAATATCGCTCCTTTTTTCCAAAAGTGGTTACGTGACTTGAGTGCAGATCAACGTTCAAATGGTAGTGTGCCTTTTGTTATACCTGATGTATTAAGTGTATTGGACGAGGAAAAAGGAGATACTGAACTCCCTGCTTCAGCGGCATGGGGAGATGCGGCTGTAATCTGTCCGTGGGTTATGTATTTACATTATGGAGATCAGAACCTATTACAAAAACAATATAGCAGTATGAAAGCATGGGTTGATTACATTTACAATCAAGGTAGTCATCATTATCTCTGGAATACAGGATTTCATTTTGGAGATTGGTTAGCTCTGGATGCCAAAGAAAATAGTTATATGGGAGCAACACCTGTCGATTTGGTTGCGACTTCTTATTTTGCATATTCTACCCGAATTGTACGGGATACGGCTGTAGTATTGGGACAAGCAGCAGATGTGAAATTATACAGTGAGCGTCTGGAGCAGATTATTCAGGCATACCGTCATGAATTTGTGACACCAGCAGGAAGGCTAGCTGCGCCGACTCAGACTGCACATGCGCTAGCGTTAATGTTTGATTTGTTAGAAGAACGTGATCAACAGCGTACGGCAACCGAATTGAATAATCTTGTGATCAAAAATGATTATCATTTAACGACTGGATTTGTAGGGACACCGTATCTATGCTTTGCTTTGTCAGATCATGGGTATCATGAGACAGCGATTAAATTATTACTTCAAGAGCAATATCCATCCTGGTTATATCCTCTTTCCAAAGGGGCGACCACGATCTGGGAGCACTGGGACGGTATTAAGACAGATGGCTCATTCTGGCCGGATGATATGAACTCGTATAATCATTATGCTTATGGAGCTATTGGAGAATGGCTGTATCGTTATGTGGCTGGACTAGATATGGACGAAAGTATACCTGCCTACAAAAAAAGTAAAATTCATCCGCGATATGGCGAAGGAGAGATTACTTCTGCCAGTGCTATATTGGAAGCTGCTTATGGTAAAATTCAATCTAGCTGGATTGAGCAGGCGGATCAGCGACAGTTAGAAGTAATCATTCCTGCTAATACAACGGCTGATATTGTACTGGATCATGCAATATTGTCATCTATTCAAGAAAACGGTCAGCTATTACATGAGATTGAAGGCATTCATAATATACAAGAAATGCAAAGCACAATCATCATAACGATCGGCTCCGGTCATTATCATTTTGTATACCAATATCAGCCGATCTCAAGATTAGTATAA
- a CDS encoding DUF423 domain-containing protein: MQTILIIGCIMMVLAVALGAFGAHALKKKLNADMMKVYETGVQYHIAHGLGMLLIGTLGQNLTHSTLAVTAGWLLCIGIILFSGSLYVLSFTGVRKLGAITPLGGLAFIAGWIVLLVAVVQG; this comes from the coding sequence ATGCAAACGATACTGATCATCGGTTGTATCATGATGGTTCTGGCTGTAGCTCTTGGAGCTTTCGGTGCACATGCGCTCAAAAAGAAGCTCAACGCTGATATGATGAAAGTATACGAAACAGGTGTGCAATACCATATTGCACATGGACTGGGAATGTTGTTGATAGGCACACTTGGACAGAATCTAACCCACTCTACTCTTGCAGTAACCGCAGGTTGGTTGCTTTGTATAGGGATTATTTTATTTTCAGGCAGCTTGTACGTCCTTAGCTTTACCGGTGTTCGTAAATTAGGAGCGATTACTCCTCTAGGCGGACTTGCCTTTATAGCAGGTTGGATTGTATTGTTAGTCGCTGTTGTACAAGGCTAA